The sequence below is a genomic window from Aureispira sp. CCB-E.
TTCTGTGGGTAACAAGTGGAGAACTCAATTATAATGTTGTTACTGATACAGTTGAAAAAATCACAAGGGTAGCTCAAGAGAAAACGAACCTAAAAATCTATCCCAAAGGCACTTTTTTCATTGCTATAACAGGATTAGAAGCATCAGGAACTAGAGGTAGGTGTGCTATTTTAGGTAAAGAAGCAACTACAAATCAATCCTGTATGGCATTCCCTGTAAATGAAGCAATTGACACAATGTTTTTATTTCACTTCTACTGTCATTATGGCGCAAAAATAGCTTTTCGATTTGCTCAGGGAACAAAACAACAAAGTTTAAACTCAAGTATTGTCAAAAGCATAAAAATTCCATTGCCAACGATTGAAGAGCAAAAGAAAATTGCAAGTGTTTTGACCAAAGCTAATAATGAAATTATAAAACTAGAAGAACAATTAATACAACTCCAACAACAAAAAAAAGGCTTAATGCAGCAATTATTGACTGGAGCCACTAGAGTAAGCGTATAAAATTAGGATGATGAAGAAAAATACTAAATGGAGTGTGCAATGGTTGTGTAATAACCTAATTTTTTGATTTTAGCTGCTTGTGTAGTGTTTCTGTTTTCTTTTAGAAAACGAAAGAACTAATAAAAATAAATTCCAATGTCATACTCAGAATTCATAGACTCCCAACTTCCTGCCCTGAAGTTGTTGCGAAAACTAAATTACCAATACCTATCTCCTGAGCAAGTGGATAAACAACGTGGTGATTTAAAATCAAATGTGTTATTAGAAGATATACTAGCCAAGCAATTAGAAAAAATGAACGCTTTTGAGTTTAGAGGAAAGGAGTATCCTTTTTCGAAAGTAAACATTCAGAATGCCATTAATGAGCTAAAGAATATACCCAATGAAGGTTTGAATACGACCAATCAGAAGATATTTGAGTTGTTGGCTTTGGGGAAGAGTTATGAAGAGTTGGTTAATGGACAAAAGAAGAGTTTTACCCTTCAGTTTATTGATTGGAAGAATGTTCATAACAATGTCTTTCATATGACAGAGGAGATGACAGTAAATGGGTTGAAAGAAAATAGAAGACCTGATCTTGTTTTATTTGTCAATGGGATTCCTTTTGTTATAATTGAAAATAAGAGAAGAGATAAAAACCATTCCATAGATGAGGCTATCTCTCAGCATTTAAGAAACCAAAAAGAGGACATCGGCATTCCTAAGTTGTTTTATTATGCTCAAATTTTGCTTTCTGTAGAGCCTAACCATGTGAAGTATGCCACAACCGGTACACCAAGGAAGTTTTGGTCGGTCTGGAAAGAAGAAGGCTTGGAGGCTCCTGTCCAAAAAATTATCAATCAAAGCCTAAATGGTATTGGAGCAGAAGACCGATTGCCGACTGAGCAAGATAGAAGTTTGTACGCTATCTGTCAAATAGAACGAATGATGGACTTAATTCGCAAGTTCGTTGTCTTTGATGGGAAGATTAAGAAAATAGCTCGTTATCAACAGTATTTTGCGATCAAGGCGACCATGCAAAGAATTAGAGCACAAGAGACGAATGGCAAGCGAAATGGAGGCGTTATTTGGCATACCCAAGGAAGTGGGAAGTCATTGACAATGGTCATGTTGTCTAAATCTATTAAGTTAGATGAATCCATTCGTAAATCAAGAATTGTTGTAGTAACAGACCGTATTAGTTTGGATAAGCAAATACATAAAACCTTTGAGCAATGTGGTATTTTGAGCTTAAAGAAAGCGGCTTCTGGAGATGATTTGGGACAGGCTATTGAAAATGATTCAATAGAAGTGATTACAACGATTACTGATAAGTTTGACTCAGCACTAAAGAAGGCTAACTACAAGAATGATTCCGCTAATATTTTTGTACTCATTGATGAAAGCCATAGAAGCCAATATGGAAGGAATCATGCTCGAATGAAACAGATGTTACCCAATGCTTGTTACTTAGGGTTTACTGGTACGCCATTGATGAAGAAGGAAAAGAGTACTGCTAATAAGTTTGGTGGGTTCATTCACAAATATACGATAGATCAAGCCGTTCAAGATGGAGCGGTTTTACCACTATTGTATGAGGGGAGAAGTGCTAAGTTGAGTATTAATAAGAAACAACTAGATAGAGGTTTTGATCGGGTGATGGAATCGCTCCCAGACTATGCAACAGAAGAAGATATTGCTCAATTCAAGAAAAGAAACGCAAGGGTATCTAAGCTTTATGAATCCCAACAGGTCGTAGAAGAAATTGCAGAAGATATTTCTGAGCACTATTGCAAAAACTGGCAAGGAGGAGTTTTTAAGGCTCAATTAGCTGTACCAAAAATCGAAACTGCAATCCGTTATCAGAAGTATTTTGAATCTCAGACTAATCCTAAGCTAAAGATAAACACAAGAGTTATTTTTACTCCTCCTGATTCAAGAGCAGGATATGAGGATGTATGGCAAGAAGCTGATGATGCTAGCAAACGTTATTGGAAAGGCTTGATGGAAAAATATGGCAATCAGGAAGCCTATGAAAAGGATTCGATAGACAAGTTCAAAGATGAAGGAATTGAAGTTGAATTATTGATTGTTGTAAGTAAATTATTGACAGGTTTTGATGCTCCGAGAAACACTATTTTGTATCTAGCCAAGCCTCTTTCAGATCATACCTTACTTCAAGCAATTGCTAGAGTAAATCGTCTTTTTGAGGGGAAAGAGCACGGTTATATTATTGACTATGTCGGTATATTAGGTAAACTTGATAAAGCCTTGAATCAATATTCAAGTTTTGAAGGTTTTGATGAAAAAGATTTAGAAGGGACTTTAACCAATGTATTGGAGGAGGTTCGCAAAATTCCTCAACATCATACCAACCTTTGGCAAGTCTTTGAAGGGGTGAACCAAAAGGATAAGGAGGCGATGGAACGATACTTGTTCCCTCAAAACATTAGAGATACTTTTTACAAACGTTTATCGGTCTTTGCTCGTAGTTTACAGGCTGCTTTTTCTACAGATGAATTCTACAAAGAATATGATGAAGCTCAAATTGAGAAATGGAGAGTTGATTTGAAATTCTTTGCAAAGATGAAAGAAAGTATCAAAATTCGATACAATGAAAAAGTAGATTTCAGAGAATATGAAGCGAGAGTAAAGAAACTACTTGATACGCATGTTGGAGTTGAAGATGTATATGTCATGAATGAAGCTATTGACATTTTTGATGAGGAGCTTCGTGAAGAAGAAGTTTTAAAATCAGGAGGGAATCCTGCTTCATTAGCAGATACTATTGCACACAAACTGAAAAAAACAATCACAGAGAGAATGGATGAAGATCCTGTTTTCAACATGAAGTTTTCTGAATTAATCCAAGAGGTCATCAATGCATTTCATGAAGGGCGATTGCAGGCTGCGGAGTTCCTGAAAAAAGTAATTGATATTCGTAATGAATATAAATCTGGTGCTGAGAATAAGATGCCTTTGGCTATTCAGGACAATCCTAAAGCTAGAGCTTTTTATGGTGCTGTGATGAAAGTACTAGAAGAAAGAGAAGATGATAACAACCACTCAGAGGATAAAATTGCTGAGGGAGGTGTAGAGATAGCTAAAACAGTAGAGCAAATTGCTACAGTAGATTGGAAAAACAATCCTAATAAGCCAAATGAAATAGCTGATGCAATCGAGGATTATCTTTTAATCAAACAAGATGCTTTGGGTGTAAAATTATCCTTCAATGAAATTGATGAAATTATTCGTTTATCCTTAAAAATTGCGAAAGCCAACTATTAATGCACAAAGTAGCATACGGAACAGAAGATATTGAATTTAAGGTTGCCTTCTCTGATAGAAAGACATTGGAAATAAGTGTGCTCCCTGATGCAACGGTAGAAGTTGTTGCACCTCAAGAAGCAAACTTAGAAAGGATTAAACAGAAGGTATTAAAACGTGGTTATTGGATCTTAGAACAAAAACGATTCTTCATGTCTCTTCATCCATACGAAGCTGAGAAAGAGTACGTCAATGGAGAAACGCACTTTTATATTGGAAGGCGTTATCGTTTGAAGATAATCGAGGGTTCTGCTTCTTCTGTGAAGCTTAAGGGAAAATTTATTGAGGTTATTACTCCTGATAAAGAAAAAACTTCAAAAATTAAGCAACAGCTTCATAATTGGTATAAGCTTCAAGCAAAACGAAGGTTTGAAGAGCGACTGAAAGTAAATTATAATAAAATAAAGGTTGAAGGTATTGCCTTCCCAAAACTTACAATTAGAGTATTACACAAGCGTTGGGGAAGTTGTACGAAACATGGAATCACACTCAATCTAAATCTAATCAAAGCGCCAGTTTATTGTATTGATTATGTTATCATGCACGAGCTTTGTCATTTGAAAGTGCCGAACCATTCTCCCGCATTTTATAGGTTGAAGGAGAAATATATGGTTGATTGGAAGGAGAGGAAGCTAGTACTAGAAGGAGTTAGGTAATCTTATTAAGTGCCAATTTCCCATATCCAGCAATCCTCCTGGTCTGGACCAAAAGATTCACTACTAAAAATTACCTTTTTGTTTACTAACTTTTTTCTAACTTATCATACAATCTACATCACTACCTTAAATATGCTAATCTAATTTACTAAAATTGTCAGATTAAGTCGTGACTACTTCACTTCATACATACTAAAAACACACTTTTTTGATTTTTATAGCTCTGCAATGTGTAATGATAGCCAACGGTCGTATATATTCCGTGACACTGCGCCATGCGACGCTACTAATTTAAACCAAAGAAAGCAAAATCGCAGATTTTGGGCGTAATTTATTCTCTAGTACGAGCAAAATCTGCGATTTTGCGTCTCCAGTTCATGCGTTAGTGGTTAAAGAATGTACTTTTAAAGTGGCATGGTAATATATACTTTGTTGTCCACAGTTTTTATAAATGACGTAATGAGTAGGTTAGTTCTTTTTTTATAGTGTCAAAGCCAACCCATATTTGGCTTGGTTCAAAGTCTTCCACAGTTTCAATAATTTGATTTGTGAATATGAAGCCTTCTTTAGATTTATGCCAAAGTCCTTTTGTGCCAATTTCTTGAAATAGTTGTTTCGCTGTTTTAAATTCAGAGGAATCTAGTCTGAGATAAAAGTCTTCGGATTTCCAATAATTTCTTAAGGTTTTAATAGTTTGGATGGTTTTATGACTTTCATTTTCGTCAAACTTTATTATAAACTCAAACCAATAGTCTGAGTCAAACGCGTTTTCTGTATGGGCAATGGTATCTCTTAATATTTTGAAATTGTCAGAAATAGTTAGGGTTGTATTTTCTTTTATTATAGCAATCATTTCTTCTTTTGACAAAGCACTGCTTCCTAGAGTACAGTATATTACGGACGATATAATAATAATAAGAGCTAAATATTTTAGTTTCATTTTTTTGATTTTTCTACACTATTTTCTAGAAATTCAAGAAATATTTGAATGTCAGGAGTGTAGCCTCTCTGATCTAATTTTTCTTTTTCAGGAGTAATGATAATAAAATGAGGTTGAGACATTCTATTAAACTCAATAAATTGAAATTCACTATTTCGTTTACCGATAGTTGTTATCTCTTTTCCATAAAGTTTTGAGAATTTAGTTCTTTCCTCAGCTGAAAGTTTTGTCCGATCATCTACATAATGAACGGAAAGGATAAAATTTTCTTTTAAGTAATTTATTATGGAAGGGGAAATGAAAACGTTTTCTTCCATTTTACGACAGTTGATGGCACCAAAACCATTAAAATAAACTAATACAAGTTTATTTTCCTTTTTAGCTCTGATTAAATTTTCTTCAAAATCATTTTCTATAAGATAACCTGTATCATCTAATGGATGAATGTCCTTTAATGTTGGAGGGGGATATTTTTTTCTATAAGCTTCAAATAATTCTTCATAAGTGATGATTAACTCCTCTCCTGTTTTTTCAAAAGATTCTTTAATGAAACCTTCTATTTTGTTACATTCTGCTTCTTCCACACCCAATTCAAGTAACAATTTTTTGTCTTTATGCCAGTTTTTAATTTCGACTTTTTTAGAAGCTAATTCTATAGATTTGAAATATATTTCTCTTTGTTTTTGATACTCTTCAGTGCTTTTTAGCTCATCATATTTCTTGGTTAAATCTCTAAATGTTAATGGTTCCTCTTTTTCCATAGATAGTTGAATTAGGAGCATGCCAAGTATCCCTTTTTGTAAATCATATTCATCTATATTATACTCTTTACAATCAAGCAACTTTATAAGATTTTCTTGTAAGGAGAGGATGTCATTTGGGTCCATTTTTTCATTTAAAAGATCCTTACATGGTTGGGCTTCTGAGGTGAAAATAATTGAGATAAATAGCAGAAAGAAGATACTTTTTTTCATAGGGTTTGTTTTTAGGTTTAACTAAGCTAAGAATTGGTAACTAATTGTGGACAACTACTTGCTAAACGCAATAGTCTATTGTGTTTATTTCTAATATAGAGATATCCTAAATTATTAAAAAATCTAAAGGGCTAGCAATTTTTTTTAAATTTTGTTTAGAGATATGAGTATATATTTCCGTAGTTTTAATGGAATTATGTCCTAGTAAGGTTTGAATATATCTTAAATTGACGCCTCTTTCCAATAAATGGGTGGCAAAACTATGTCTCAATGTATGTATCGTTCCATTTTTTCCAATTTTCGCTTTAACTAAAGCTCTTTTAAAAATAGCTTGGACACTACTTTTACTATATCTACCAGCATTAACTCCTTCAAATAACCAAAAAGAAGGTTTGTAATTAATATAATATTCTCTTAAAGTTAGGAGCAATTACTTTTTAACAAAAAAGCAGCTTAACTTTTTGCCCACTTTTTTGTAGGAATTCCAGTATTAGTTTGGGTGCAAAAATAGTATAAAAATGTGAGTATAAAGAATGCTATAGAAGGTCAAACAAGATAATTTAAAACCAACAAAAAGCGGCTACAACAAAGTCATAGCCGCAAGAAACGTCATAAAACACCATCCTAATTAGTAGCTCCATAGGGAATCGAACCCCAATTTGCAGATTCGTATTCTGCTGTCCTAATCCGTTAGACGATAGAGCTGTTTGAGTATAGAGTGTTTGTAAATTTGAAAATGAGTCAACAGGGAATACCTCATTATTAGTCCTTTTAACAAAGCGTTGTACTGACTCACTTCAAATTTTAGATACATTCCTCCTTTTTTAATGATTCTTTCATAACTTAACTCAAGCCTAGGAAGTTAGAATCTTGGTCTGTTGACTATTTTTTGCAAAAGAGTAATTTAGAATTGCAAACAATTGTTTTATTAAGAAGAATATTCTCCAAGTGAATAATCAACAGCCAAGATGGTAAAAATAATGACCCAAAACATAGCAACTAGTTTTGTATAGAAGTATCTGTATTCCGCTTGAAATTTTTTAGAGGGGTTAGCACCATACTTCTTTCAAGTGTGTACGTGATTTGATATAAGTAGAAGAACCAATTAGGAGCTCATACTTATCTTCTATAGAATTAAGAAATAATTATTAGACGCACAGACGGGACTCGAACCCATAGCCAAGGCTTATGAGACCTTGATGTTTGCCTTTACACCACCGTGCGTTGAGTAACGATATATTTTATTAACCTTGTGGAAAAGGCGGGATTGGAATTTTTATTTTCTATTCCATTTTAAACCATTTTATTATACATATAAAGAGACATTATCTGTCTCACTTTTTGTCTCAGCTGCAAGAACATATTATAATTTTGCAAAAAATGGTTGACTGTATGTTGTCACTTATGAAGAGTAAACTGGGATTTTGTGAATTTAGTTCTCATGGTTTTATTTTTTTGCCAAAAATTTGCTTTTTTTTTTCCAACATCCAACAAGCTATATAACTAATAAAGGGTCTATTTAGTATAAGTAGTTAATAATTAGTAAGTAATAGTAAAATAATAACTAAAAAAAGTACTAAAAAGCTGTTGGAGTCTGTTGGAAATAACGCCTTATCTGTTGGATAAGTTCAACTTCTCGAAAAAAAAAGTAAAAATGGAGGAAAATCTATATTCCTACAAGTTGTAGGAAAAAAGCCTTGTTTTTCCAACAAAAAGCCGATTTATCCAACTTATTTCAACAGTGTAGGAGTTTTATTTTGCTGATTTGCAGTTATTTATGTTGATAAATGGGCTTTGTTGGAATTTTGCGACTTCAAAATATATATAAGCACTATAATTATAAAAAGAGCACAAAAGTTATTTTTAAAAAAAGTCACAAAATAATTTTTACTAGCCTTTTTTAAGCCTCAAAAACAGCAGTTCAATGATACTTTCTTTATTAGTTAAAGATTGTCTCAATTGAATGATCTCCTGGTTTTGCTTTTCGATGATTTTAAAAAGTTCTTCTTCTTGCTTCTTGGTGTGTTCTGGTTGGAGCGTATTATTAGAGTTGCTTAACTCTGAATTATTGATAAAGGTATTACCATCTCCAATAACGATATTCATATTTAGAGTCAGGGTTAAAATAATGATATTATATTTTTCAGGTTGTGCTTTCATGTATCTAAAAAAACACGAATATTTTTTTGTTTAGTTCCCCGAAAAATAAAGATATATTTCCTTTATATATTACTTGCCCTGTAACAATGAAATAATCATTTCCTTGTCTTTTATTTGATTCTCTAAAGTGGCTATATTGCCCTCTAGTACTGACTTAGACTCTTCTAAGATTAATTTAGACTCTCGTAATAATTGGTTGGCGGTTTGTTCTATTTGGATCTCTTTTTTTAAAGATTTGATTTCTACCTTTAAGCTTTTTATCTCTGCTTTTAGCTCCTTCAGCTTTGAGTCGTTCTCACTTTGAATAACTGTATTATCTCCAGTATTGGTATTGTTACTGTTGGTTAATTTGCTGTTATTAATTATTGTATTACCGTCTTTATTAGGTTGGTATCCTTCCTGCATCATTTCACCAGCTCCTATTAATAGCCAATTAATATTAATTCCCATCTCTGCTAAGGGGGTTAATACTTTTGAGCTTGGTAAACCATCTCCTTTTACAATCCGATTGAAAGCTGATTGTGTAACTCCTAGCTCATCAGCTAATTGAGTTACATTTTTTTTTGAATAAAAAAGGTATAGTTTAAGTCTTTCAGATATAGACATTTACAGAAGAATTAGGATAAAATAAATAATCTAATTTTCTCTTTTTTAGAGAAAATGTTGTTTTTAAGCTAAAAAAGTCTTTAATTTGTATTATCAACAATAACTACTTAGTGGAATGAGCCAATTATTGTTGATAGAAAAAGTTCTAAATATTTGACCAAGCAAGGTACTAACTTTTTGCTTTAGGCTCAAATATCTTAATGTCTTATTTATCGTATGTGATTCCGTGGGAAGAATTACAAACGGCTGAACGGCTACCAGGAACAGCTACCATATTTTATCAAGGGCTTGATATTGGTATAAGGTTCGAGTCCTTACGTTCAACTAAAAATCCATAATTATTTAATAGTAAGACTTCAACAAGCTACTTTGTTTTGATAAGTGGCTTGGCGAAGCTTTGTCTAAAACCAAACAAATATAACTATGAAAAAAGGATCGCTAACACCACAGCAACTTTTTTGCCAGCTCTTAGATCAATTGGCAGTAAACGAATACCGAGAGCTGCACAAAAAAATAGGAATCACAAAAAAAATGCTAACACATATGCGCAATGCGCCACATAGTGCTACTTATGAAATGACTTTGAAGTTTGCCAAAGCCTTAAACGTTGATCCCGTAGAATTAATTGATCTGTATGATTTTGGCGCTTCAAGAATAACCGTAGAAGAGTATAAAGGATTGAAATAAAAAAAGCTCCTAAGTTGCACCTTAGGAGCTAAAACTTAGCTGTCTATGCAGACAGACAAAACAGACTTCAAAATTATGAAAAAATTTGCAAAAAATCCATATTCCCTCGCTCGTAAGGGAATAAGTTCTTTGATTGCCTCCGAAAGTATGGAGGCAACCTTAGCTAAAAAGTTTCAACACACCACCTTTTCCAAACGTTTTTGGATGGTCAATTTGTCTTTGATGTTTCTAGCTTTTGCCGTGCAAATGGCTAGTTTAATTACAGCAGGTTTTATGTTGTATCATTACTTTGGCAATGTTCCGATGCTGCTAAGGATCCCTTTGTTACTGGTTGTTATTTTGGTGATAGAAGTTATTAAGCGGATTGCATTGGATGATGTGTTTAAATCTGCTTTTCAATACCGAGAATTTGAACCGTTTTCTTTTGCTGTTTCAATGGTATTTGTGGGTATTAGTATAGGTATCTCTTATGGAGGGGCTTCTTTTGTTGCGGCTCTGATGGTGAACCAACCTCAAGCGATTGAACCAAGTTTAAAAAGTGCGGCTCCCATCCAAACCAATTATCAAGCGCAAATTGCAGCGATTGTACAAGAACGAGACACGATTCGAGCTACTCGTTTGTACCGTGGCAAGCTAAGAAGTGAAGACCAACGAGCGATTAATAAGCACAACGAAACGATTAAAAGTTTGCAAACAGAGCAGCGGCAAGAGCTGCAGTCGTTGGCACAAGAAAATGATTCGTTGGCAGTCGCTGCAGCTGCAGCAACAGCGGTGTTAATTGCGCAAGCAACTAAAGAATGCCAGGCATTAGAACAACAGTTAGAATATGCGGTGCTTATCTTTGAATTGTTGCTGTTATTGTGCTTGTCGTTTAGTTGGTGGTATTATGATAATTGTCGAAAAGAGCGCCTTGGAATGGCAGAAAATGCCGCCATAGAAACGGCAGAAGAGGAGGAAGGCACTCCTTCTAGCACGCCAGCCGTTACTACAGCCGTTACGCCCATTACTCCAGCAGCGACAGGAGGAGAAGCGGCTCCCATCTTGAGCCAAAAAAAGATTGGATTTATTGATTATGAGCAGACCGAAACGGCAGAAGAAAACGACAGCCATACGATAGCAAAAGAATTAGAATATACTCGTAAATGTCCTGTTTGTGAAACGGGTTTTATTCATAATTCATGGAATCACACCTACTGTACAGAAGCCTGTAAAATCAAAGCTTGGGAAAAGCGGACGAACAGAAAATATACAGGGCCTACGACTAAAAAAGCATAACTAACCCCCTATAAAAACACATTATGTATATTACGAATTTAGAACAATTGAAATCAAAATTTGAGATAGAAACAGTAGTTGCTGATTTAACGGATTGGAATGAGGGAATGAAGCCTTCTATGTGCTGCCCATTTCATAAAGAAAAAACGCCTTCTTTTTCTATCTCAAAATCAAAAAATATAGCCACTTGTTTTGGGAGCTGTGGCAAGACGTACACCCCAATTAGTTTTGTAATGGAATACAAACAATTGGACTTTGTGGCAGCGGTAGAATATGCTGCAAAATTGCATCGGGTAGCGGTAGAGTATGCGGAGCAATTGAGCGAAGAGCAGCTGGAGGAGCTGAAAGCTCGACAAATCAAAAAAGAGCAATATTTGCTTTATAATCGTTTGGTTGCCGAGGCTTATTTTAAGCATCATCATGGAGAAGAGGAGCTGGTTGAAGAAATCTATTTTGGAGAAAGGAGTTTAAAAGGGGCAACGGTTCAAGCTTTTGGCATTTGTCAAAGTTCGGAGAATTGGCATTTTACCGAGGATTTGAAATTAGACAATACAACCTTGAAAGAATTGGGCATTATCAAGAAAGGGAAAAAGGGCTTTTTTGATGTGTTTAGAAATCGTGTTTTATTTCCTATTCATA
It includes:
- a CDS encoding SprT family zinc-dependent metalloprotease — translated: MHKVAYGTEDIEFKVAFSDRKTLEISVLPDATVEVVAPQEANLERIKQKVLKRGYWILEQKRFFMSLHPYEAEKEYVNGETHFYIGRRYRLKIIEGSASSVKLKGKFIEVITPDKEKTSKIKQQLHNWYKLQAKRRFEERLKVNYNKIKVEGIAFPKLTIRVLHKRWGSCTKHGITLNLNLIKAPVYCIDYVIMHELCHLKVPNHSPAFYRLKEKYMVDWKERKLVLEGVR
- a CDS encoding helix-turn-helix domain-containing protein; this translates as MSISERLKLYLFYSKKNVTQLADELGVTQSAFNRIVKGDGLPSSKVLTPLAEMGININWLLIGAGEMMQEGYQPNKDGNTIINNSKLTNSNNTNTGDNTVIQSENDSKLKELKAEIKSLKVEIKSLKKEIQIEQTANQLLRESKLILEESKSVLEGNIATLENQIKDKEMIISLLQGK
- a CDS encoding tyrosine-type recombinase/integrase, with product MLLTLREYYINYKPSFWLFEGVNAGRYSKSSVQAIFKRALVKAKIGKNGTIHTLRHSFATHLLERGVNLRYIQTLLGHNSIKTTEIYTHISKQNLKKIASPLDFLII
- a CDS encoding helix-turn-helix transcriptional regulator, with protein sequence MKKGSLTPQQLFCQLLDQLAVNEYRELHKKIGITKKMLTHMRNAPHSATYEMTLKFAKALNVDPVELIDLYDFGASRITVEEYKGLK
- a CDS encoding HsdR family type I site-specific deoxyribonuclease; its protein translation is MSYSEFIDSQLPALKLLRKLNYQYLSPEQVDKQRGDLKSNVLLEDILAKQLEKMNAFEFRGKEYPFSKVNIQNAINELKNIPNEGLNTTNQKIFELLALGKSYEELVNGQKKSFTLQFIDWKNVHNNVFHMTEEMTVNGLKENRRPDLVLFVNGIPFVIIENKRRDKNHSIDEAISQHLRNQKEDIGIPKLFYYAQILLSVEPNHVKYATTGTPRKFWSVWKEEGLEAPVQKIINQSLNGIGAEDRLPTEQDRSLYAICQIERMMDLIRKFVVFDGKIKKIARYQQYFAIKATMQRIRAQETNGKRNGGVIWHTQGSGKSLTMVMLSKSIKLDESIRKSRIVVVTDRISLDKQIHKTFEQCGILSLKKAASGDDLGQAIENDSIEVITTITDKFDSALKKANYKNDSANIFVLIDESHRSQYGRNHARMKQMLPNACYLGFTGTPLMKKEKSTANKFGGFIHKYTIDQAVQDGAVLPLLYEGRSAKLSINKKQLDRGFDRVMESLPDYATEEDIAQFKKRNARVSKLYESQQVVEEIAEDISEHYCKNWQGGVFKAQLAVPKIETAIRYQKYFESQTNPKLKINTRVIFTPPDSRAGYEDVWQEADDASKRYWKGLMEKYGNQEAYEKDSIDKFKDEGIEVELLIVVSKLLTGFDAPRNTILYLAKPLSDHTLLQAIARVNRLFEGKEHGYIIDYVGILGKLDKALNQYSSFEGFDEKDLEGTLTNVLEEVRKIPQHHTNLWQVFEGVNQKDKEAMERYLFPQNIRDTFYKRLSVFARSLQAAFSTDEFYKEYDEAQIEKWRVDLKFFAKMKESIKIRYNEKVDFREYEARVKKLLDTHVGVEDVYVMNEAIDIFDEELREEEVLKSGGNPASLADTIAHKLKKTITERMDEDPVFNMKFSELIQEVINAFHEGRLQAAEFLKKVIDIRNEYKSGAENKMPLAIQDNPKARAFYGAVMKVLEEREDDNNHSEDKIAEGGVEIAKTVEQIATVDWKNNPNKPNEIADAIEDYLLIKQDALGVKLSFNEIDEIIRLSLKIAKANY